The genomic stretch GCGGGCAGCGTCCAGCAGCCGCTGCCCCTCGGCGGCGGTCATGCCCAGGGGCTTCTCGCAGAACACGTGCCGACCCTGGCGCAGGCACTGCTCGGCCAGCGGGCCGTGCGAGGCCGGGTCGGTGGTGACGCTGACGACGCTCACGCCATCGGGCAGGTCGCTCAGGTCCGTCAGGACGGCCGCGCCCGTCTCCGCGGCGACCGCCTCGGCGCGTTGGCGGTCGCGATCCACGACATGGGTCAGGGCCGCTCCCGCCACCTGCTTCCAGGCCAGGGCGTGCGCCTTCCCGATCCCCCCGCAACCAACGATGGCGACGTGCATGAAGTTACCGTCCCTGTAGCTTGATGATGTGCTCGGCGGCCTGGGCGCGGATAGCGTCATAGTCCGTGGGCCCCAGGCCCGGGTGCATAACCAGGCCGTAGTTGCGGCCGGTGTTGGTAGCCGGCAGGGGCTGCGGCGGCGCTACCATGCGCCGGCCCGCGTCGGTGAGGAAGCGCTCCGCCGCGGCGGCCTGCGCACGCCTGGCGCGACGTGCCGCGGCGATGGCCTCGCGGAGCGTCTGCAGATAGCGGTAGTCGTCCACGCCCTCGCGCCGCCCCTCCCAGCCCAGTGTCGGCAGGTTGCCTTCCGGCGTGGGCAGGACGTAGTTGACGTACCAGGGCTCCTCGTAGGTCGGGAGCTTCCACGCGATCTCGTCGGTCAGCCGTGACGACCCCTCATAGCCCTCGGTGTAGCACCACTGCCAGTTGCCGCGCAGGCCCGTGACCCACATGTGGTAGCCGCAGAAGTAGCGATCATTCGCCGGCTGCGTCCCGTTCCACTGGCAGTTGTACGTCCACACTTCCTTCTGCTTCTCACGGCCCAGCTTCAGGATGTCGTCGAGGTTCTCAGACGACGTGCTGCTGATCCAGACATCGTAATAGTCGGCCAACTCGCCGGGGGCGCCCAGCGCCGTCGTCGTGCGCACGCCCGGGACGCGGTGGACGATGCCGTTGAGTTCCTTGGCCAGCGCAATGCGGGCGGCGCTGCCGGGCTCGTCCACGAGGTAGAACAGCAGCTCGGGCCAGCCGCGCGCCCGGCGCAGCTCTTCCACGGCCGACACGAGCTTCTCCTGGTTGCCGAAGATGCCGTCACTCTTGCCGGTGGCCAGGTAGAGCAGCGGGTGGTCGGCCGAGGCCAGGCCGGCCTCGGTCAGCAGCGTGATCTGCCGCGCGGTGTTGTACGGGTCGGCGGGGTTCTCGAGGTCAATGCTCCAGGAGCCGTCGGGCTGCTTGCGCTCGACCTGCGCGTACAGGCTCATGGAGTTCATGCCGTGGGCGTGCATGTCCGCCATGCAGCGGCGGTAGAAGTCGTCGGTCTGGTAGGCCTGCGGCTGGTCGCGGTGGCGGTAGTACATGCCATAGGTGGGCTTCGCCTCGGCCAGCTTCAGCGGCAGGACGCGCACTTGCAGCGGCACGAGCATGCCGCTGCCCTCGGCGAACACGCGCAGGCTGCCCTCGTACAGACCGGGGCGCTGGTCGGCCGGGGCCTGCACGGTCAGCCACACCTGCCGAGTCTCGCGCGTGGGGATGTCGAAGGCCTGGTTGGGGTAGATCAGCAGCGGGCGCCGCTCGTAGCGTTGGCCCGCCTGCAGCGGCGCGCCGTTGGTCAGCCAGCGCTTCATGTGGCGCACCACGCCGAGACTGACGCTCTCGGTCGGCAGACGGCGTCCGCGCGTGTCGGTCAGCGGCGCGTAGAGCTGCACGCGCATGTTCTGCAGCGGCTGGTCGGCGGTGATCGCCAGCGTCATCGGCTCGGTCTCACCGGGCGCAAGCTGGCACTGCAGCTTCTGCCCGATCTCCGCGCGCGTCGGGTAGACGGTCGGGTAGATGAGCTTCAGCCACGGCTGGGGCGCGACCACGAAGCCGCGCGCTTGCTCCTCGGCGGTCAGCTCCGGGAAGGGGTTCGGCTGAGGGGACACGTCGCCGACCTTGACCGTATCGTCCTCGATCAGCTCGACGGCATCGAACCGGATGGCATTGGGCCCGTACCGCCGGCCGACATACAGCCCGATCCGCGTCTGGTCCTCGGTGCGGAAGGGGAGCGCGGACTCGTCCCACTGCGCGGTCGGACAGCCGTACACGTCGCGGCACACAAGGAACGTCCCGTCCGGCTTGAGGATGCCGAACGTGTAGTGGGCCCCCCCCTCGAAGCGCAGCTTGCAGCGCGCCACGTAGCCCGTGTGGGGCTTCACGGCAATCCCGCCGAGCGTGGCCGCCGAGGCGTCGCCGGCCTTGACGCAGCCGCAGCGCAGATAGGCTGCCCCCGCGGAGGCCCCGCCCTGCTCGATGGTAACACCCGCGCCCAGCTTCCAGGCGCCGGCGCCCTCCTCAAAGCTGCCGTTGGGGACGAGGTTGGTGGGGGCGGCCCAGGCCGCCAGGCCAAGGGTGAGTGCAAGTAACGGTACGGTGATGCGCATGGCGCCTCCGGTAGTCAGTGCGGCCGATACATCTGGAAGTCGCCGCCGGGGCGACCGAGCTGCTCGAACTTGTCGAGCCGGAAGGTGTGCCAATAGCACGTCCAGCGCGGGTCGCTCTCCAGGAAGGCGCCCAGGCGGCGGACCATCTCCAGCTTCACCTCGGCCAGCGCCGGATCGGCGGACAGATCGCGATAGCTGGTGTCGTCCATGTCATACAACTCGTCACGCGGGTCGCACAGGTTGTAGGTGTACATGAAGCGGCGGCTGGCGTGTTCGGCGAAGAGGGCGATGGCGGGGTTGGGGCAGACGTGCCAGCCCGCCTCGAAGATGAACGACCGCGGGCTGGAAGCCCGCGGTCCCAGTAACGACACGCCATCCAGCCGTTCGGTCGGCTCGACGCCGGCGAGGCCGAGGAGCGTGGGCGCGACATCGAGCAGCGACACGAGATCGGCGCAGGTCTCACCAGCGCGCTCGCCCCGGGGGAGCTTCACCCCCAGTGGCGCCAGGACGACCTTCGGGTGGCCATAGACACCCTTGTCTACCAGTGCCCGCTCGGCGTTCATCTCGCCATGGTCGCCCAGGAAGATGAGCGCCGCCTCGTCGTACAGGCCACGTGCGTCGAGGGCGGCCAGGAAGTGGCCGAGAGCTGCGTCCTGGACCTCGACTTGCAGCAAGTTCATGGCCATGTAGCGCCGGGCGAGGTCGCGATCGTACAGGCCCCAGTTGCGGCGGTAGAACTCGTACACGCGCGGCCAGTTGGCGTCGCCGCTGAGGGCCTCCTCGTATGTCGCCGGCAACTCGACGACCTGCAGTAGCTCCGCAAAGCGCTCGCGGAAGCTCTCGGGGATCATGAAGGGCTGGTGCGGGCCGAAGAGGTCGAGCTGCAGGTAGAGTGGCTGGCCCGGCTCTCGCTGGCGCAAGGCCGCATCGAGCTTCCGGGCGGCCAGCTCCGCCAGGTAGAAGTCATACAGCCCCCCCGGAGGGAACGGCTCCCCATTCGCCTGGCGCACCCATCCGCCGAAGCTGTTGCCCGGTGTCACGCCATCGGGCCGCACGCCTGTCAGCGGCTCGTGCCACACGGGCGGCTCGAGGCCCCGGTCCGCCAGATACGCCAGGTAGGCGTCGTCATCGGAGAGCGGCGGGGCCCAGCGGTTCCACGGCGCACCATTCTCGCCGAACGCGTCGAGGAACTTCTCGGTGCCCACATGCCCCTTGCCGGCGTGCTTGGTGAGGTAGCCCGCGGCCTTCAGGTATTCGGGGAAGATGGCGTCATCGGGCCGCAGCGTCGCCTGCCACCCATCGTGCGCGCGTTCCTCATTGACGGTCATGTACGAGTAGCGACCGGTGAGGTACGCCGCCCGTGACGGCCCGCACAGCGGCGAGGTGCTGCAGGCGTGGCTGAAGCGGATGCCATCGGCGAAGAGCCGGTCCATGTGGGGCGTGCGCAGGTGCTCGCGCAGCGGCGAGCACGGGTCGTAGCTCTCGCGCGGGATCATGTCCACGCTGAGCAAGAAGATGTGGGGCCGGGGGGCGTCGGTGCGCGTGAACGGGTGTGCGCCGGACTTGGGGTGGAGGTAGTGCGTGGGCATGGTGGTGTCTCTGTGATCGGTCGGGTCGCGGGGCCCCGTCGGCTACGCCGACACCCCGCGACTCCCTCGGTTGGTACGCCCGACACTCCTGTCGGGCACATGCCGCTGGCGCCCGACAGGAGTGTCGGGCGTACCGGCGGCATGGCGTCGGCGGGGACAGCCCCCTGCGTTCGGCTGCGCCGAACTCCGGGGACAGTCCCCTAGTTCGGGTCGTGCCGGCCGACCTCGCCGTAGTAGACCGGATGGCCGCTGGGGGCCAGGTCGAAGCCGAAGCGCTCGACGTACGCCTCCAGCGGCAGGAATTGGTCACGCAGCCGCGCCAGCCAGCCCTGCAGCTCCGTCTGCAGCGCGGTCTGGGTGTCGGCGACGGTCGGGTTGTCCGCCAGGTTGCGGCGCTGGTAGGGATCGGCCACGTTGTCGAACAGCAGCCACGGGCCGTCGAGGGTCTCGGCATAGGTGTGTGTCTTCGTGCGGACGCCGCGCCACTCGGGGATCATGCGATGGGGCATGAAGGGCACCGGGTTGGCGATGAAGGCCGAAGTGGGCTCGTGGCCCACGCGTCCGCGCAGGGCGAACGACAGGTCGGCCCCCTCGACCGTGCGCGGGCAGTCCACGCCCAGGTGCGACAGCAGCGTGGGCATCAGGTCCGGCACGTTCAGCAGCGTGTCGCGCGTCTGCCCCGCCGGCACGCGCCCCGGCTGGCAGGCGATGAAGGGCACCGCAGTGCTCTCCTCGTACGGGAGTTGCTTCTCGTACAGCCCGTGCGAGCGCAGCATGTCGCCATGGTCGGAGGTGAAGATGACGAGGGTGTCTTCAGCGATCCCCAGCTCCTCCAGCGCCGCCCGTAGCCGTCCCAGATTGCGGTCCAGCGCCGTGATGTGGCTATAGTAGCCCGCGTACTGCTGACGCGCCAGCTCCTCGTCCTCGGGCGGCACATTGGGCCGCAGGGCCATCCGCGCCGGATCGTGGACTTTGTATGCCTCGGGCATGACCTCGTACGGGTTGTGTGGCGGGGCCCAGGACAGGAAGGCGCAGAAGGGCTGCTGCGGGCGTGAGGACACGCCCGCCCACGCGCGCATGAACTCGATTGTCAGGTTGGTGAAGTGATCGGAGTCGTAGCCCTCGATCCAGATCGGCTCGGGATCGTCGCGGTAGTACCAGGCCTTCATGTAGTCGTGGCAGCAGTCGGCGGCGGCCCAGGTGTCGAAGCCCTGCCGGCGCGGGCCGGGCGGGGTGAAGCCGCCGCGATACGGCCCGTCCAGGTGCCACTTGCCGAAATACCCGGTCACGTAGCCGGCGTCGCGGAGCACGTGGGCGAGGCTCGTCTCCGTCACCGGTAGGCGCACATCGTTGATGACCATGCCGTTGGACAGCGGGTAGCGGCCCGTCAGCAGCGCGGCGCGGTAGGGCGTGCAGACCGGGCAGGTGCTGACCGCGTTGGTGAAGCGCACACCCTCGGCGGCCATCCGGTCCAGATGGGGTGTGATCGCCTGCGCGTTGCCCTCACAGCCCATGTCACCGGCGCGCTGCTGGTCGGAGAAGACGAAGAGGAGGTTGTCGGGCATGGGCAGGAGGTTCGCCATGGGGCGGCGGCAGGCCTGCTCGGCAGGGAGCAGACAGGTGCCGGCGGCGGCCGCGCGGAAGTACCCGGCAAGCACTGATGGAGGCCAGGCATGAAGCTGTGCGGACATACCATGGGCATGCCGGATAAGAGCATCTTCGAGGCCCTCGAGTTCTGCGCGAGCCTGGGCCTGGAAGGTATCGAGATCCGCTGTGCCGCCAACGGCCACCTCGACCCCGAGACGGTCGACCCCTTCCGGGTGGCGCTGATCGCCGAGGCGGCCCACCGGTCGGGCGTCGCCATCGCCTGCCTGACGCCCTACTACAAGGACTACTCCACACCCGAAGCGGCCGAGGCCACGCTGGCGGGGATTCACAAGACGTGTCAGATCGCCGAGGACCTGGACTGCCGGCTCGTGCGGGCGACGGGCGGGGTGTGGACCGAGGCCATGGGCGGGCTGGAAGCCCGCACTACACGCGAGCGCATCTGGGACGGCACGGTGGCTGGCCTGCAACAGGCCGCCGACCTCGCCATCCAGCACCACGTCCGGCTGGCCCTGGAGAACCACTCGGGGACGCTGACGCAGACGGCCGAGGACACAGTGGCCATGGTGCGGCAGGTGGATCGGCCGAACCTCGGGATTCTCATGGATCACTACTGGGTGGTGGCGGCGGCCTGCTGCCAGCAGGATGCTGGCGCTCCTACGGCCCTGCTCGACGCGGTGCGGCTGCAGGCGCCGTATGTGCTGCACTGCCATGTGAAGAACATCGTGTGGGTAGACGGCAAGCCGCAGGCCAACTTCCTGGACGAGGGCGCGATAGACTGGCTGCCCATTCTGCGCATCTTGCAGGAACACGGCTACGATGGTTACCTGTCCGATGAGTACGAGAAGTTCTGGCGCCCGGAGCTGCCCGAGCCCGAGGAGGGCATGGGGCGCAACGCGCGATACCTCCGGGAGACGCTGGGACGGCTCTGAACAGGATATGAAGGATAGCAAGGATAAGGACGGATGAAGGCAATGGCACTACGGGGGGAATGGCATGGGCCAAGACGCGGCGACGCTGCATGAGGAGCTGACAGGCACCATCATCGGCGCTTGCTTTGAGGTTGCCAACGAGCTTGGGCGAGGATTCCTGGAATCGGTGTACCAGCACGCGCTGGCTGTTGTCCTGAGCGAGAGGGGGTTGCAGGTAGCCACGGAGGTCCCGGTGCGCGTACTGTTCCACGGACAGACCGTGGGCAACTTCTACGCCGACCTACTGGTGGAGGACAAGGTCATTGTGGAACTCAAGGTGGCCCGCGAACTCGCGCCAGAGCACCGGGCCCAACTCATCAACTACCTGAACGCCAGTGACCTGGAGGTCGGCCTGCTTGTCAACTTCGGCACACCGAAGGTAGACTGGAAGCGCTGCTGGAGTTCGCGTCCGGCTGTCCCTTCAGCCCAACCTGAGTCAACGCCTTAGCCTTCATCTTCTGCTATCCTTGCCATCCTTCCTATCCTGTTCAAGTCGTTCTTCCAGGAGGCGTGCCATGTGGTTCCTCATCCCGCTGCTGCTGATTGCCGCTGCTGCGAGCGCCGCGGAAGAGGTCGTCGGCGAGCGGCCCTATGAGATGGTCTGGGCCAACCGCAACCAGGACGACAACCCGCCGCTCGTGGATTTCGAGGACATGACCGGCTGGGCGGTCAGCACCGAGAGCATGGCCGCGACTCTCGAGCGCACCCGCGAACAGCAGATCTGGGGACAGTATGTCGCCAAGCTCACCTATCGCTCCACCGGCGATGGGGAGAAGCTCAGCTTCGGCCCCGCTGCCCCCATCAAGATCACTCAGCCCTTCGATGCCGTCAGTTGCTGGATCTACGGCAACAACTGGGGCTACTCGCCAAACCCCTCTACCCCCTCCGTGAGCATCGCGGTGCTGTTCCTGGATGCCCAGAACCGTGAGGTGCGGGTGCCGCTGACCTGGGTGAACTGGGAGGAGTGGTACCTGTGCCACAGGCGCCTGACGCCCGAACAGATCGAGATGGTCAAGGGCGGCGCGAGCTTCGTGCGCTTTGAGGTCACCGGCGGGCGCAACAAGCAGGACCGGGTGCTGTACTTCGATAGCCTCGCCGTCTTCACCGAGAAGTTCGCCCCGCTCAAGTTCGACCCGAGGCCCGAGCGTGGCATCCCGATGTTCCCCGGCCAGACGGTGGGCACCAACACCGGCCCGGGCAAGCTGCCCTTCCCGACGCGGCTGCAGACGATCCTCCCGGACAACGTGACCAAGGACTTCAAGACCTCCGTGGTCCAGAAGGGCGACAGCTTCGTCTTCACCTACGCCGGCAGCGACGGGAAGCTGACGTACACACTGGACGGCAAAGCGGGGACCCTGAGCGGCGTCACGGCGTCCTGGAACGGCGGCGCACCGATTCAGCCATGTGTGGGAGGCGGGGTGGCGCTGTCCGTGGATGGCAAGACCGTGGCGCCCGAGAAGGTGGAACGCCTCGGGCCGCCGGTGCTCAAGAACGGCGAGGTGACCATCCGCACCCGCGTCACCGCCGGGGCGGTGTCGGCGGAGGTCACGCACGTCTATCGCCTGTGGAACAAGTCGCTCGTCATTGACACCATCGCCCCCGGCGGGAACGTCGCCGAGGTGCAGTACGGCCACGCCGAGGGCCCCGGTCTGACCAACCCGCGCCTGGTGACTAACCCCTTCTACCACTACGATCCGGCGCGTCCGGCCGTGGTCGTGATCGGCCCGGAGACCAAGCCGCTCTTCCTGACCGGCAACACCGACTGGTACCTCTCCAACGCCTCGGTCCCGTTCGCGGTCAACGAGATCAAGGAGGGCAAGGTCAGCTACCAGGGCGGCACGCGCTACATCGCCAAGACCGATGGGAAGCGCAATGACGCCTACGAGCGGTTCTTCGTGACGCTGTCGCCGCGGTATGAGGAGATGCTGCCGACGCCCGCCAACCCGGTCTCGCCCTGGAAGCAGGCCGCGGGCACGCACGTGTGGCGGGCGCACGGGGCCGGCAACCGCCAGAGCGATGCGGCGTACTGGACCAACGTGTGGCGCTACGGGATGCGCGAGTGCCTCATTACCGATCACGAGACGGGCTGGCGCGATGGCGGCGAGAGCTTCACCTTCCGCACCCGGACCGCCCCGAAGAAGGGCGGCGACGAGGGCCAGCGCGAGTACGCCGAGATCATGCAGAAGAAGCTGGGCTTCGTGTACGGCCCGTACAACAACTACACGGACTTCGCGCCGGTCAACGAGTTCTGGAGCACCGACCTCATCAGCCGCACGCCGGACAACCAGCTCCAGGGCGCGTGGATGCGCTGCTATGCGCCCAAGCCGGCGCGGGCGGTGGAGTACTGCGCGAAGCTGGCGCCCATCATTCAGTCCAAGTTCCACTTCAGCACGGCCTACTGCGATGTCCACACCGCTGTCTCGCCGTGGGGCCGCACGGACTATGACTACCGCGTGCCCGGCGCCGGCACCTTCGCCGCCACCTTCTACAGCTATGGCGAGATCATGCTGCACCAGAAGAAGGCCTGGAACGGCCCGGTGTACTCCGAGGGCAACCACCACTTCTGGTACAGCGGGCTGACCGACGGCAACTATGCCCAGGACCGCGGCTATGACATCCCCGACATGCCCTGGCTGGTGGACCTGGACCTGCGCAAGATGCACGACCTGTGCTGCAACTTCGGCATGGGCGCCGAGAGCATGTTCTACGGCCGCGATGAGCCCGGCGGCACCACGGCCGAGGAGAAGGACGCCTACACCGACCGCTTCCTGGCGGCCACCGTCGCCTTCGGCCATCCCGGCTTCCTGGCCGCGGCCGGGGGCTTTGACAAGACCCTCCGCAGCTACTACATGCTCCAGCAACTACACTCCGACTACACACAGGTGTCGGCCAGGAGCATCCGCTACCTGGATGCACAGGGGAAGCTGCTGGACACCTCGGCCGCCGTCGCCACAGGCGCCTACAAGCGCAGCCAGATCGTGACGGAGTACGCCAACGGCACCGTGACCGTCGTCAACGGCAGCCGCACCGAACGGATGAAGCTGCCGGAGATGCAACTGGACCTGCCGCCCAACGGCTACGCCGGCTGGACGAAGGACAAGAAGATCACCGTGTACAGCGGCGACAGCGGCGCGGGCACGCCGCGGTATGACCGCAGCGTATCGCCGGCGTACCTCTACATGGACGGGCGCGGGCACTTCACGCGCCAGGCGCAGGCGGGCTCGGACGGCATCGGCATCTGCCGGATTGTGGCCCCCGGCCAGTGGGAGATCATCCCCTACAAGGGCGCCGACTGTGGCTTTGCCATCGCGGCGGTGAAGGCCGTGGCGCTGGACAAGGAAGGCAAGGAGATCTGCCCCGCGCAGTTGCGCGTCTCGCGCGGTCTGACGTATGTCGCCCCGGTGGAGGGGGCATTCAGCTACATGCTGACGGGCAACGGCGGCCTACCCCCTACCCCCTCCCTGCAGTGCGCGCGGGATGAGGTCATCCCCGGGGAGACCGTGATCGTCCG from bacterium encodes the following:
- a CDS encoding sulfatase-like hydrolase/transferase, with the translated sequence MPTHYLHPKSGAHPFTRTDAPRPHIFLLSVDMIPRESYDPCSPLREHLRTPHMDRLFADGIRFSHACSTSPLCGPSRAAYLTGRYSYMTVNEERAHDGWQATLRPDDAIFPEYLKAAGYLTKHAGKGHVGTEKFLDAFGENGAPWNRWAPPLSDDDAYLAYLADRGLEPPVWHEPLTGVRPDGVTPGNSFGGWVRQANGEPFPPGGLYDFYLAELAARKLDAALRQREPGQPLYLQLDLFGPHQPFMIPESFRERFAELLQVVELPATYEEALSGDANWPRVYEFYRRNWGLYDRDLARRYMAMNLLQVEVQDAALGHFLAALDARGLYDEAALIFLGDHGEMNAERALVDKGVYGHPKVVLAPLGVKLPRGERAGETCADLVSLLDVAPTLLGLAGVEPTERLDGVSLLGPRASSPRSFIFEAGWHVCPNPAIALFAEHASRRFMYTYNLCDPRDELYDMDDTSYRDLSADPALAEVKLEMVRRLGAFLESDPRWTCYWHTFRLDKFEQLGRPGGDFQMYRPH
- a CDS encoding sugar phosphate isomerase/epimerase, with product MKLCGHTMGMPDKSIFEALEFCASLGLEGIEIRCAANGHLDPETVDPFRVALIAEAAHRSGVAIACLTPYYKDYSTPEAAEATLAGIHKTCQIAEDLDCRLVRATGGVWTEAMGGLEARTTRERIWDGTVAGLQQAADLAIQHHVRLALENHSGTLTQTAEDTVAMVRQVDRPNLGILMDHYWVVAAACCQQDAGAPTALLDAVRLQAPYVLHCHVKNIVWVDGKPQANFLDEGAIDWLPILRILQEHGYDGYLSDEYEKFWRPELPEPEEGMGRNARYLRETLGRL
- a CDS encoding sulfatase, whose amino-acid sequence is MANLLPMPDNLLFVFSDQQRAGDMGCEGNAQAITPHLDRMAAEGVRFTNAVSTCPVCTPYRAALLTGRYPLSNGMVINDVRLPVTETSLAHVLRDAGYVTGYFGKWHLDGPYRGGFTPPGPRRQGFDTWAAADCCHDYMKAWYYRDDPEPIWIEGYDSDHFTNLTIEFMRAWAGVSSRPQQPFCAFLSWAPPHNPYEVMPEAYKVHDPARMALRPNVPPEDEELARQQYAGYYSHITALDRNLGRLRAALEELGIAEDTLVIFTSDHGDMLRSHGLYEKQLPYEESTAVPFIACQPGRVPAGQTRDTLLNVPDLMPTLLSHLGVDCPRTVEGADLSFALRGRVGHEPTSAFIANPVPFMPHRMIPEWRGVRTKTHTYAETLDGPWLLFDNVADPYQRRNLADNPTVADTQTALQTELQGWLARLRDQFLPLEAYVERFGFDLAPSGHPVYYGEVGRHDPN
- a CDS encoding GxxExxY protein, whose product is MGQDAATLHEELTGTIIGACFEVANELGRGFLESVYQHALAVVLSERGLQVATEVPVRVLFHGQTVGNFYADLLVEDKVIVELKVARELAPEHRAQLINYLNASDLEVGLLVNFGTPKVDWKRCWSSRPAVPSAQPESTP